From the genome of Variovorax sp. RA8, one region includes:
- a CDS encoding GntR family transcriptional regulator: MKKTATATADTEVMKSAVAAQRRGTEQDGAAATTLMQDAYRQLEEMIVTAELAPGEVVSEAILSRRIGIGTTPTREALHRLSREYLVQIMPRRGVVVTPVDVGLQFQVLETRREVDRLIARSAAQRATAAERQSIAALAKAIEDTVAHSDVRAFLRLDAQRSRCVASSARNSVAAGIATTLHSVSRRFWFCHLHEDRQLLDTARLHLAVAKAVVLGDAEAAGKASDELIDYMLAFAKATLPGASNPGP; encoded by the coding sequence ATGAAGAAGACGGCGACGGCGACAGCCGACACTGAAGTCATGAAGTCTGCGGTGGCCGCGCAGCGGCGGGGGACGGAGCAGGACGGCGCCGCCGCGACAACGCTCATGCAAGACGCGTATCGGCAGCTGGAGGAGATGATCGTCACAGCGGAGCTCGCGCCGGGCGAGGTGGTGTCAGAAGCGATCCTGAGCCGCCGCATCGGGATCGGAACGACGCCCACCCGCGAAGCCCTGCATCGCCTTTCGCGCGAGTATTTGGTGCAGATCATGCCCAGGCGCGGCGTGGTGGTGACCCCGGTGGATGTGGGCCTGCAGTTTCAGGTGCTCGAGACCCGGCGCGAAGTCGACCGCCTCATCGCACGGTCTGCGGCCCAACGTGCGACCGCAGCAGAGCGACAGTCCATCGCAGCCCTGGCGAAAGCCATCGAGGATACCGTGGCGCACTCGGATGTGCGGGCCTTCCTGCGGCTCGATGCGCAGCGCAGCCGCTGCGTGGCCTCCAGCGCACGCAACTCGGTCGCTGCAGGCATCGCCACGACACTTCATTCGGTCTCGCGCCGATTCTGGTTCTGTCATCTGCATGAGGATCGACAGTTGCTCGATACGGCGCGCTTGCATCTGGCGGTGGCCAAGGCCGTCGTGCTGGGCGATGCGGAGGCTGCCGGCAAGGCCTCCGACGAACTGATCGACTACATGCTTGCGTTCGCCAAGGCAACGCTTCCGGGCGCGTCAAACCCGGGGCCCTAG
- a CDS encoding GntR family transcriptional regulator yields the protein MKMASAADSVINPGSTAVSPSSDGAQNTLTSEAYRRLEEMIVTLELAPGSVVSEAILSRQIDIGTTPIREALHRLSREYLVQIMPRRGVVVTPVDVRLQFEILETRRELDRLLAGAAASRGSSADRAAIQSLVAPTEKAAEALDIKEFLRLDAQLNLLLARAARNTVAAETVARLHSISRRFWFFHLDAPRDLPVTARFHLEVVRAVAAGDAARAAQASDRLIDHLVEFAKQTLPHA from the coding sequence ATGAAGATGGCGAGCGCTGCGGACAGCGTGATCAATCCAGGCAGCACGGCGGTCAGCCCCTCCAGCGACGGGGCGCAGAACACCCTGACAAGCGAAGCGTATCGACGACTGGAGGAGATGATCGTCACGCTGGAACTGGCACCCGGTTCGGTTGTATCGGAGGCCATCCTGAGCCGGCAGATCGACATCGGCACCACGCCGATTCGCGAGGCATTGCATCGCCTTTCGCGCGAGTATCTGGTGCAGATCATGCCCAGGCGCGGCGTGGTGGTGACACCTGTCGATGTCCGCTTGCAGTTCGAGATTCTCGAAACGCGACGCGAGTTGGATCGTCTTCTCGCCGGAGCGGCGGCAAGCCGCGGCAGCAGCGCAGACAGGGCGGCGATCCAGTCACTGGTGGCGCCGACCGAAAAAGCGGCAGAGGCTCTGGATATCAAGGAGTTCCTGCGCCTCGACGCTCAACTCAACCTGCTGCTCGCGCGCGCGGCGCGCAACACCGTCGCGGCCGAAACCGTCGCGAGGCTCCATTCGATATCCAGGCGCTTCTGGTTCTTCCATCTCGATGCGCCGCGCGATCTGCCGGTCACGGCCCGATTCCACCTCGAAGTCGTTCGGGCTGTTGCTGCGGGCGACGCCGCCCGGGCGGCCCAGGCTTCCGATCGCCTGATCGACCACCTCGTCGAATTCGCAAAACAGACGTTGCCACACGCCTGA
- a CDS encoding TauD/TfdA dioxygenase family protein: protein MEQAEIVARPVVTKLNPALGAEITGIDLSLPLDPEQIREFRDALDTYGVLCFRDQKLSEQQQIAFTEQWGSLEDFPEENKTVAASTVYNVANVSAQGEHLPETDHRVIFQKVNALWHTDSSYRYVPAYASLLYGIEVMPDDAVGGRTGFSNMVLAYEALPDDLKTRIEPLHMVHSYEHGRRMFASLPPLSNFEKNAVPPVSHPLVRVHPDGRRSLFMTANAGNEISGMPLEEGQALHRQLVEHVSRPEFCYFHKWKKGDLVVWDNRTTLHKAEVYDMGRYRRVFRRTTLAGDGPVLGPYSQEVLARAKYPSAK, encoded by the coding sequence ATGGAACAAGCTGAAATCGTCGCGCGACCCGTGGTCACGAAGCTCAACCCGGCGCTGGGCGCCGAAATCACAGGAATCGACCTTTCCCTGCCCCTGGATCCTGAGCAGATCCGGGAATTTCGCGATGCACTGGATACCTACGGTGTGCTGTGCTTTCGGGACCAGAAGCTCAGCGAGCAGCAGCAGATTGCCTTCACCGAGCAGTGGGGTTCGCTGGAAGATTTTCCGGAGGAGAACAAGACCGTCGCAGCGTCGACCGTCTACAACGTGGCCAATGTGTCGGCACAGGGCGAGCATCTTCCCGAGACCGACCATCGCGTGATCTTCCAGAAGGTCAATGCGCTGTGGCATACCGACAGCTCCTATCGCTATGTGCCCGCATACGCCTCGCTGCTGTATGGCATCGAAGTGATGCCAGACGATGCCGTGGGAGGACGCACGGGCTTCTCCAATATGGTGCTGGCTTACGAAGCGCTCCCGGACGACTTGAAGACCAGGATCGAGCCGCTGCACATGGTCCATTCGTATGAGCACGGCCGCCGGATGTTCGCTTCGCTGCCGCCGCTCTCAAACTTCGAGAAGAACGCCGTGCCCCCGGTCAGCCATCCGCTGGTGCGCGTTCATCCGGATGGTCGTCGCTCGCTCTTCATGACCGCCAACGCGGGCAACGAGATCAGCGGCATGCCTCTGGAGGAAGGCCAGGCCCTGCATCGCCAACTGGTCGAGCATGTCTCGCGACCCGAGTTCTGCTACTTCCACAAGTGGAAGAAGGGCGACCTGGTCGTCTGGGACAACCGGACCACGCTGCACAAGGCCGAGGTCTACGACATGGGGCGCTACCGGCGTGTCTTCCGCCGCACGACGCTGGCGGGCGACGGGCCCGTACTCGGCCCGTACTCGCAGGAAGTGCTGGCGCGGGCCAAGTACCCGTCCGCGAAATAA
- a CDS encoding SDR family NAD(P)-dependent oxidoreductase gives MLFDFCGKAALVSGGTSGIGLAIAEALRDAGCAVTGAGLIGKEPPGASGIAFEAMDVTDASSIDRVVAKCPTLDIVVNAAGVIRRGEEHDPEVFRQVIDINLNGAMRVAAATRQRLAASGGSLVNIASMLSFFGGGLVPAYSASKGGIAQLTKSLAIAWAADGVRVNAVAPGWIATPLTQGLQDDAARSAAVISRTPMGRWGRPEDIAGPVMFLCSSSAAFVTGIVLPVDGGYLVA, from the coding sequence ATGCTCTTCGATTTCTGCGGCAAGGCCGCGCTCGTCTCCGGCGGCACGAGCGGCATCGGCCTCGCGATTGCCGAGGCGCTGCGCGATGCAGGCTGTGCCGTCACCGGCGCCGGCCTGATCGGCAAGGAGCCGCCTGGTGCATCCGGGATCGCGTTCGAGGCCATGGACGTGACCGACGCCAGCTCGATAGACCGCGTGGTCGCGAAGTGCCCGACGCTGGACATCGTGGTCAACGCCGCCGGTGTCATCCGCCGCGGCGAGGAGCATGACCCCGAGGTGTTCCGGCAAGTGATCGACATCAACCTGAACGGCGCAATGCGAGTGGCCGCCGCGACGCGGCAGCGTCTGGCCGCGAGTGGTGGCAGCCTGGTCAACATCGCCTCGATGCTCAGCTTCTTCGGCGGCGGGCTGGTGCCGGCGTACAGCGCCAGCAAGGGCGGCATTGCGCAACTGACCAAGAGCCTGGCGATCGCCTGGGCAGCCGATGGCGTCCGCGTCAACGCGGTGGCGCCGGGATGGATCGCCACGCCGCTGACCCAGGGGCTGCAGGACGACGCTGCGCGCAGTGCCGCGGTGATATCTCGCACCCCCATGGGCCGATGGGGCCGGCCCGAGGACATCGCGGGCCCGGTGATGTTCCTTTGCTCGAGCTCTGCTGCCTTCGTCACCGGCATCGTGCTGCCCGTCGACGGCGGCTATCTCGTCGCCTGA
- a CDS encoding 2,4'-dihydroxyacetophenone dioxygenase family protein — MSRMPYQLPFPQGVANEIVVDAVVPEDERVWVPQMENVWFRPLCLNTVQGYWVNLLRVRKSGVLSRHRHPAPVHGVVLRGAWHYLEHDWKAKEGSYVFEPPGETHTLVVPEDVPEMITLFHITGAMIYVDPFGRQTGYEDVFTKIDMCRAHYTACGLGAEYVDQFIR, encoded by the coding sequence ATGTCCCGCATGCCCTACCAGCTCCCGTTTCCGCAAGGCGTCGCGAACGAGATCGTCGTCGACGCCGTCGTCCCGGAGGATGAGCGCGTGTGGGTGCCACAGATGGAGAACGTCTGGTTCCGTCCGCTGTGCCTCAATACCGTGCAGGGCTATTGGGTCAACCTCTTGCGTGTGCGCAAATCCGGCGTGTTGAGCCGGCATCGCCATCCGGCGCCGGTGCATGGCGTGGTGTTGCGCGGTGCATGGCACTACCTGGAGCACGACTGGAAGGCGAAGGAAGGCTCGTATGTCTTCGAGCCGCCCGGCGAGACGCACACGCTGGTCGTGCCCGAGGACGTGCCCGAGATGATCACGCTCTTCCACATCACTGGCGCCATGATTTATGTCGATCCTTTCGGCCGCCAGACCGGCTACGAAGACGTCTTCACCAAGATCGACATGTGTCGCGCTCACTACACGGCCTGCGGCCTGGGCGCCGAGTACGTCGACCAGTTCATTCGCTGA
- a CDS encoding Bug family tripartite tricarboxylate transporter substrate binding protein, with the protein MIQFNRRTVIASMVLAAASFAPGLALAADYPSRPIELVVPFQAGGGTDAVARAFGVAAQKHFPKGVVVVNKSGASGGIGWNHMMNAKPDGYTLGIVTVEMVILPHLNLFNRTYADVTPIAQLNADPASIIVRADSPYKTIDDFIAAARKEPGKMAMGTSGNGSIYDIAAAAFEEKTQLQFNRIPYQGAAPSILSLLSSQIDAVTASPGEVAAHVAAGKLRILAVMADKRLDEFKDVPTMKEKNVDLSIGTWRGIMGPKGLPPEVVKMLRTSVAEIAKEPELQNALKKLNLGYVYADDEGFKAVMARDNKVFKDMIPRLKIVTN; encoded by the coding sequence ATGATTCAATTTAACCGCCGCACCGTCATCGCCTCCATGGTGCTCGCCGCCGCCTCGTTCGCCCCAGGGCTCGCGCTCGCAGCTGACTATCCGAGCCGCCCGATCGAGCTGGTCGTTCCCTTCCAGGCGGGCGGCGGAACCGATGCGGTGGCGCGCGCATTCGGCGTCGCGGCGCAAAAGCACTTTCCGAAGGGTGTCGTTGTCGTCAACAAGTCCGGCGCGAGTGGTGGCATCGGATGGAACCACATGATGAACGCCAAGCCCGATGGCTACACGCTGGGTATCGTCACGGTCGAGATGGTGATCCTGCCGCACCTCAACCTCTTCAATCGCACCTACGCCGACGTCACGCCGATCGCACAGCTCAACGCCGATCCGGCATCGATCATCGTGCGGGCCGACTCGCCCTACAAGACCATCGATGACTTCATCGCTGCGGCACGCAAGGAGCCCGGCAAGATGGCGATGGGCACCTCCGGCAACGGTTCGATCTACGACATCGCCGCCGCTGCCTTCGAAGAGAAGACCCAGTTGCAATTCAACCGTATCCCGTACCAGGGCGCTGCGCCTTCGATCCTCTCGCTGCTGAGCAGTCAGATCGATGCGGTGACGGCCAGCCCTGGAGAGGTGGCTGCCCACGTGGCCGCCGGCAAGCTGCGCATCCTGGCCGTGATGGCGGACAAGCGCCTCGACGAGTTCAAGGACGTCCCGACGATGAAGGAAAAGAACGTCGACCTTTCGATCGGAACCTGGCGCGGCATCATGGGGCCGAAGGGCCTGCCGCCGGAGGTCGTGAAGATGCTCAGGACCTCGGTCGCGGAGATTGCGAAGGAACCGGAACTCCAAAACGCCTTGAAGAAGTTGAACCTTGGGTATGTCTATGCCGACGACGAGGGCTTCAAGGCTGTGATGGCGCGCGACAACAAGGTCTTCAAGGATATGATCCCTCGTCTCAAGATCGTGACCAACTGA
- a CDS encoding Bug family tripartite tricarboxylate transporter substrate binding protein, whose translation MKSFWKRRVAAGSAALLALFNGAASAQAFPTKPIRIVVPYTAGGTTDMLARTVGRHLNDKWGQPVVVENRPGANGMIGMDAVAKAPADGYTLGLASPGTHAINQSLYEKLPHDPIKDFQPISLLVEAPMGLVVNAAVPVNSVQDLIKLAKAKPGKLSFASGGTGSSQHMAYELFRAATGIEAVHVPYKGGGAAYTDLVGGQVEVMFDAVQQALPHVKAGKLKLLAVASPQRLALLPDTPTVAESGVPGFETQSWYGLVAPAGVPKPVLDQLAAGIAAAIDAPEVKRNLLSIGLVPAARGPQQFTTHIRSETDKYGKVIKAANIKPE comes from the coding sequence ATGAAATCTTTCTGGAAGCGACGTGTAGCAGCCGGCTCGGCTGCGCTCCTGGCGCTATTCAACGGCGCGGCGTCAGCGCAGGCGTTCCCTACCAAGCCGATACGCATCGTTGTGCCTTACACGGCCGGGGGCACCACTGACATGCTGGCGCGAACGGTGGGTCGCCATCTCAACGACAAATGGGGTCAACCGGTGGTGGTAGAAAACCGTCCCGGTGCCAACGGCATGATCGGCATGGACGCGGTGGCCAAAGCGCCGGCAGACGGCTACACGCTCGGACTCGCGTCGCCCGGCACGCACGCGATCAACCAGTCCCTCTACGAAAAGCTGCCGCACGACCCGATCAAGGACTTCCAGCCGATCTCGCTCTTGGTGGAGGCGCCAATGGGACTGGTCGTGAACGCCGCGGTGCCGGTGAACTCGGTGCAGGACCTGATCAAGCTGGCCAAGGCCAAGCCGGGCAAGCTCAGCTTCGCTTCTGGAGGAACGGGTTCGTCGCAGCACATGGCCTACGAGTTGTTCCGCGCGGCCACCGGCATCGAGGCCGTTCACGTGCCATACAAGGGGGGCGGGGCCGCATACACCGATTTGGTAGGCGGGCAAGTGGAAGTCATGTTCGACGCAGTCCAGCAGGCGCTACCTCATGTGAAAGCCGGCAAGCTCAAGTTGCTTGCAGTGGCCTCGCCCCAGCGTCTCGCCCTGCTGCCCGACACGCCGACCGTCGCAGAATCGGGCGTACCCGGCTTCGAGACGCAATCCTGGTATGGCCTCGTGGCCCCGGCGGGCGTGCCTAAACCTGTGCTCGATCAGCTGGCTGCCGGCATTGCCGCTGCGATCGACGCCCCGGAAGTGAAGCGCAACCTGTTGAGCATCGGACTCGTTCCCGCCGCCCGAGGCCCGCAGCAGTTCACCACTCACATTCGCTCCGAAACAGACAAGTACGGCAAGGTCATCAAAGCCGCGAACATCAAGCCCGAGTGA
- a CDS encoding phytanoyl-CoA dioxygenase family protein, producing the protein MDMSIRIPLAAEQVSFYRSSGYVAPVRVLPEDEAAGYRRHLEAFEAAHGGPIPGKYRHKPHLLFPWLADLVRHPRILDAVESLLGPDLLVWSSVFFIKEPHDPAYVSWHQDSTYWELSEPEVVTAWVALSPSHHENGCLRVVPGTQMLDQVEHVDMQDENNLLTRGQEIAVKVDEAAAVELPLQPGEMSLHHIRLFHNSQPNQSDERRIGFAIRYIPTRVRQNTEYRGTATLVRGVDRYGHFDSEPRPLAELAPEALQFHAEMNKRRSALLFSGLKAP; encoded by the coding sequence ATGGACATGAGCATTCGCATTCCCCTGGCAGCCGAACAGGTGAGCTTCTACCGAAGTAGCGGCTACGTCGCACCTGTGCGCGTGTTGCCCGAGGACGAGGCCGCCGGCTACCGCCGCCATCTGGAGGCCTTCGAGGCCGCTCACGGCGGGCCGATCCCAGGCAAGTACCGCCACAAGCCGCATCTGCTGTTCCCCTGGCTGGCCGATCTGGTGCGCCATCCCCGGATCCTCGATGCGGTCGAAAGCCTGCTGGGGCCCGATCTGCTGGTGTGGAGTTCGGTTTTCTTCATCAAGGAGCCGCATGACCCGGCATACGTTTCCTGGCATCAGGACTCCACCTATTGGGAGCTCAGCGAACCGGAGGTGGTGACTGCCTGGGTGGCGCTGTCGCCGAGTCATCACGAGAACGGCTGTCTGCGTGTGGTCCCCGGCACGCAGATGCTCGACCAGGTCGAACACGTCGATATGCAGGATGAGAACAACCTGCTGACGCGCGGCCAGGAGATCGCAGTAAAGGTCGATGAGGCTGCTGCGGTGGAACTGCCGTTGCAGCCTGGCGAAATGTCGCTGCACCATATCCGGCTTTTTCACAATTCCCAGCCCAACCAGTCGGACGAGCGCCGGATCGGCTTCGCCATCCGCTATATCCCCACTCGGGTGCGCCAGAACACCGAGTACCGCGGCACCGCCACGCTGGTGCGCGGAGTCGATCGCTACGGTCACTTCGATTCTGAGCCGCGTCCGCTCGCGGAGCTCGCACCCGAGGCGCTGCAGTTTCACGCGGAGATGAACAAGAGGCGCAGCGCGCTGCTTTTCTCCGGCCTCAAGGCGCCATGA
- a CDS encoding Zn-dependent alcohol dehydrogenase, translating into MKFRAAVLHATGQPLSIEQVELRTLQPGDVLVRIRAAGICHTDIELASGALARPLPIVPGHEAAGIVEAVGSVVTRVKPGDRVVCSWNPSCGHCFYCEEGLPILCEPIAHHQPRGFLPDGIARLYLGGEPLRQFMTVAAHAEYCVVPEAGAVLVPEAIPFDRACLIGCGVATGFGAVTRAAPVTYGSNVMVVGCGAIGLSVIQSASLRGPARVIAVDRDPKRLAQARLFGATDLIEASSDAAAAVKALTSGRGADFSFEAAGNEAAMRFAVEAARPGGHVLLLGKVPANQDVAFRWATLTGEKRLMRSSYGGVRPHRDFALLAQAYLDGSLKLDELISERLPLEAINDGYAAIEQGRSIRSVITFD; encoded by the coding sequence ATGAAGTTCCGAGCAGCGGTACTGCATGCGACCGGGCAGCCGCTTTCTATCGAACAGGTTGAGCTGCGAACGCTCCAGCCCGGCGACGTGCTTGTGCGCATTCGCGCCGCGGGCATCTGCCACACCGACATCGAACTGGCGAGCGGCGCGCTGGCTCGCCCGTTGCCCATCGTGCCCGGCCACGAGGCAGCGGGCATCGTCGAGGCGGTGGGCAGTGTCGTCACACGCGTCAAGCCGGGCGATCGCGTCGTGTGTTCGTGGAACCCGAGCTGTGGCCATTGCTTCTACTGCGAGGAAGGGCTGCCTATCCTTTGCGAGCCGATCGCGCACCACCAACCACGGGGCTTCTTGCCCGACGGCATCGCGCGGCTGTACCTTGGCGGCGAGCCACTGCGTCAGTTCATGACTGTTGCAGCGCATGCCGAATACTGCGTGGTGCCTGAGGCGGGCGCGGTTCTCGTACCAGAGGCCATCCCTTTCGACCGCGCCTGCCTTATCGGCTGCGGTGTGGCAACCGGCTTCGGAGCCGTCACGCGGGCGGCGCCGGTCACCTATGGTTCGAACGTCATGGTGGTCGGTTGCGGCGCAATTGGCCTGAGCGTGATCCAGTCGGCATCGCTGCGCGGGCCGGCACGGGTGATCGCGGTCGACCGCGATCCGAAGCGGCTCGCGCAGGCGCGCCTGTTCGGCGCCACAGACCTGATCGAAGCGTCGAGCGATGCGGCGGCCGCGGTGAAGGCGCTGACCTCCGGGCGCGGAGCCGATTTTTCGTTCGAGGCAGCCGGCAACGAAGCGGCGATGCGCTTTGCGGTGGAAGCGGCGCGGCCCGGCGGCCATGTGCTGCTGCTCGGCAAGGTACCGGCCAATCAGGACGTGGCCTTCCGTTGGGCCACGCTGACGGGCGAGAAGCGGCTGATGCGATCGAGCTATGGCGGCGTGCGGCCGCACCGCGATTTTGCACTGCTGGCGCAGGCCTACCTCGACGGATCGCTCAAGCTCGACGAGCTGATTTCCGAGCGCCTGCCGCTCGAGGCGATCAACGACGGCTACGCCGCAATCGAACAGGGCCGCTCGATCCGCTCGGTCATTACCTTCGACTGA
- a CDS encoding alpha/beta fold hydrolase — protein sequence MMHRARHPPLAPGHIDRPHQWAHLGDLPLESGEVIRDYRQCYVTHGTLDRRRPRVALLLPAIGATHHRLDFLIGRDRALDPAHWFIVVADPLGNGLSTSPSNSKHQPWEAFPRFCIRDMIAAQRRLLTEVLGIETAAVVIGASMGGMQALQWTVSHPGFFESVVALTPLARTGPWTLAANAAARAALMADPAWNGRRFTRVPERGWRAWAAVQQVLTNRTPRGLAADFAEPRAVLDWMDALAARACASGPDPHDFLYQSWAYDAHDVGDTQGWHGDTEGALGAIHARTLLLTPPLDLYNPMEEALAAAQRIPRASHVVIPSLQGHQAANTAHPEDVAFVNRTIREFLA from the coding sequence ATGATGCACAGGGCGCGTCATCCGCCGCTGGCCCCGGGCCACATCGACCGCCCGCACCAGTGGGCCCATCTGGGCGACCTGCCGCTCGAAAGCGGAGAGGTGATCCGGGACTACCGGCAGTGCTACGTCACGCACGGCACGCTCGATCGCCGGCGTCCGCGGGTAGCATTGCTGCTGCCGGCCATCGGTGCGACCCACCACCGGTTGGACTTTCTCATCGGCCGGGACCGTGCCCTCGACCCCGCTCATTGGTTCATCGTGGTCGCCGACCCGCTCGGCAACGGGCTGTCAACGTCACCGAGCAACAGCAAGCACCAGCCATGGGAGGCATTCCCGCGCTTCTGCATTCGCGACATGATCGCCGCGCAGCGCCGGCTGCTCACTGAGGTGCTCGGCATCGAGACAGCGGCCGTGGTGATCGGCGCGTCGATGGGCGGCATGCAGGCGCTGCAATGGACGGTCAGCCATCCCGGCTTTTTTGAGTCGGTAGTGGCCTTGACGCCGCTGGCGCGCACGGGCCCCTGGACGCTGGCAGCGAACGCAGCCGCGCGCGCTGCCCTGATGGCGGACCCGGCGTGGAACGGGCGTCGCTTTACCCGCGTGCCCGAGCGCGGCTGGCGAGCCTGGGCGGCGGTTCAGCAGGTGCTGACCAACCGCACGCCGCGCGGGCTGGCCGCCGATTTCGCAGAACCTCGTGCCGTACTCGACTGGATGGACGCACTCGCCGCGCGCGCGTGCGCCTCCGGACCCGACCCGCATGACTTTCTCTACCAGTCATGGGCCTACGATGCGCACGATGTCGGCGACACGCAGGGCTGGCACGGCGACACCGAGGGTGCGCTCGGCGCCATTCACGCGCGCACGCTTCTGCTCACGCCGCCGCTGGATCTCTACAACCCCATGGAAGAAGCGCTGGCGGCCGCCCAGCGCATTCCTCGCGCGAGCCACGTTGTCATTCCGTCCTTGCAAGGCCACCAAGCGGCCAACACGGCGCATCCGGAAGACGTGGCCTTCGTGAACCGTACCATCCGCGAGTTCCTGGCGTAG
- a CDS encoding mandelate racemase/muconate lactonizing enzyme family protein encodes MSSANSDLRIASIEGFATSFPVTHGVTLGIGRAVKRDAVVVKVTTEGGLVGWGESHHGRCPGAIALLINTTLRQLVVGMDCSNVVGVWSRIYSRQLVSHGMGSACALAMSGIDQALWDIRGKAVGWPLYKLLGGAARAIPAYAGGISLGFQVPEALVDEARGLREQGYRTVKLRFGDSVERDLARLEAIRAAFGRDLGVMVDANTGYTVEDVRRVMPALEANEVLWLEEPFPSHDHRSYREARSFGALPLAAGENHYTRFEFNRLIEDGAIRILQPDLSKTGGITEGLRIAAMASAWKLPIHPHTLASGLNMAANIHLLCAIDNGGFFEADVAAENLFRDHLTNRPDLLDADGCVHPPEAPGLGIEVDEDFLRAHPVIDGPAYV; translated from the coding sequence ATGAGTTCAGCAAACAGCGATCTGCGCATCGCATCGATCGAAGGCTTCGCCACTTCGTTTCCGGTCACGCACGGCGTGACCCTGGGTATCGGCCGCGCAGTCAAGCGCGACGCCGTGGTGGTCAAGGTCACCACCGAAGGCGGGCTGGTGGGCTGGGGCGAATCACATCATGGCCGTTGCCCCGGGGCGATCGCACTTCTGATCAACACCACGCTGCGCCAGCTCGTGGTCGGCATGGATTGCAGCAACGTGGTGGGCGTGTGGTCGCGCATCTACTCGCGGCAGCTGGTGAGCCATGGCATGGGCTCAGCCTGCGCACTCGCGATGAGCGGCATCGACCAGGCGCTGTGGGACATCCGCGGCAAGGCGGTGGGCTGGCCTCTGTACAAGCTGCTGGGCGGCGCGGCGCGTGCGATCCCGGCCTATGCCGGCGGCATATCGCTGGGCTTCCAGGTGCCCGAGGCGCTGGTGGACGAGGCGCGCGGGCTTCGCGAGCAAGGCTACCGCACGGTGAAGCTGCGGTTCGGTGACAGCGTCGAGCGCGATCTGGCGCGGCTGGAGGCGATTCGCGCCGCCTTCGGCCGCGATCTCGGCGTGATGGTGGACGCCAACACCGGCTATACGGTCGAGGACGTGCGCCGCGTGATGCCGGCGCTCGAGGCCAACGAGGTGCTGTGGCTCGAAGAGCCCTTCCCTTCCCACGACCACCGCAGCTATCGCGAAGCGCGCAGCTTTGGCGCGCTGCCTCTGGCGGCGGGCGAGAACCACTACACGCGCTTCGAGTTCAATCGCCTGATCGAGGACGGTGCGATTCGCATCCTGCAGCCCGACCTGTCAAAGACCGGTGGCATCACCGAAGGGCTGCGCATCGCGGCCATGGCCTCTGCGTGGAAGCTGCCGATCCATCCCCACACGCTGGCCAGCGGCCTCAACATGGCCGCCAACATCCACCTGCTCTGCGCGATCGACAACGGTGGCTTCTTCGAAGCCGACGTGGCGGCGGAGAACCTGTTCCGCGACCACCTCACGAACCGGCCCGATCTGCTCGACGCCGACGGCTGCGTGCATCCGCCGGAAGCCCCGGGCCTGGGCATCGAGGTCGACGAGGACTTCCTGCGTGCACACCCGGTGATCGACGGCCCGGCCTACGTCTGA